A window from Chitinophaga filiformis encodes these proteins:
- a CDS encoding universal stress protein yields MKTILALTDFSDCANNAVNFAVQSAKILPAEIILLHAFDVQSNLYTDYIGVEKEFNNSLLDDASKKLQDIKTSIEATEQVTVCTKLFKGTVKDAVREAVGVVDVDLIVMGTMGASWLKEKLWGSTTAAIIGSTDVPVMAVPHGYEWRKPEKMLLATNHFEKEPDILNYVFELADLYMARLQVTVFTGETEKTAAAVEHFRNIPQYEKLLQRQYPEETLPVSHLYGPDFGETLQKFIEEKEIDILVMINYQKEEGIWSRLFHPSQTKRMSYHTSVPLLALPA; encoded by the coding sequence ATGAAAACAATATTAGCACTTACTGATTTTTCTGACTGTGCGAACAACGCCGTTAATTTTGCAGTACAGTCCGCGAAAATATTGCCGGCAGAAATTATTTTGCTCCATGCTTTTGATGTACAGTCAAATCTCTACACGGACTATATAGGCGTGGAGAAAGAGTTTAATAATTCACTACTCGATGATGCCAGTAAAAAGCTGCAGGATATCAAAACCAGCATCGAGGCAACTGAACAGGTGACCGTATGTACCAAACTATTTAAAGGCACAGTAAAAGACGCTGTAAGGGAAGCTGTTGGTGTTGTTGATGTTGACCTTATCGTAATGGGTACCATGGGGGCCAGTTGGCTCAAGGAGAAGCTCTGGGGCAGTACTACCGCTGCTATTATCGGCAGTACAGACGTGCCGGTTATGGCGGTACCTCACGGATATGAGTGGAGGAAGCCGGAAAAGATGCTTTTGGCAACAAATCATTTTGAGAAAGAACCAGATATACTGAATTACGTTTTTGAGCTGGCAGATCTGTACATGGCCCGTTTACAGGTGACTGTATTTACAGGCGAGACTGAAAAGACTGCTGCTGCTGTGGAGCATTTCCGTAATATTCCCCAATATGAAAAACTACTGCAACGCCAGTATCCGGAAGAGACGCTGCCTGTTTCACACCTTTACGGGCCGGATTTTGGTGAAACGCTTCAGAAATTCATAGAGGAGAAAGAAATAGACATATTGGTGATGATCAATTATCAAAAGGAGGAGGGTATCTGGAGCCGGTTATTCCATCCCAGCCAGACAAAACGAATGAGTTATCATACCTCAGTCCCATTGCTGGCCTTACCTGCGTAA
- a CDS encoding YdeI/OmpD-associated family protein — MNQQSFVESYIAEAEDFAKPVLNHWRNLVKAACPDVIEVIKWGIPHFEYCGSNLCVMASYKAHCAFTFMNAEFMSDPRLKDGKKSKPIKRFLGKITKLSDLPADNEFIAMLREAMRLNENGIKVMREKPVTEKSKTLDVPDYLEAALALHPKAKAIFETKSNSFRKEYIIWITDAKTDETRNKRISEAVEWIGEGKSRFWKHKKADK; from the coding sequence ATGAATCAACAGTCATTTGTAGAGAGTTATATTGCTGAGGCAGAGGATTTCGCCAAACCAGTCCTAAATCATTGGCGCAATCTCGTAAAGGCTGCATGTCCCGATGTTATCGAGGTGATCAAATGGGGCATTCCTCATTTCGAATATTGCGGCAGTAATCTCTGTGTGATGGCCTCCTATAAGGCGCATTGTGCTTTTACTTTCATGAACGCGGAGTTTATGAGTGACCCACGTCTAAAGGATGGCAAGAAATCCAAGCCCATTAAACGGTTTTTAGGCAAAATTACGAAGCTCAGCGATTTGCCTGCTGATAACGAGTTTATCGCCATGCTGCGCGAAGCAATGCGGCTAAACGAAAATGGCATCAAGGTAATGCGGGAAAAACCAGTGACTGAAAAATCTAAAACACTTGATGTCCCTGACTACCTCGAAGCGGCTTTAGCCTTGCATCCGAAAGCAAAGGCAATATTTGAAACCAAGTCTAATTCCTTTCGCAAGGAATACATTATTTGGATAACTGATGCCAAAACCGATGAAACCAGGAATAAAAGGATAAGTGAAGCGGTAGAATGGATTGGAGAAGGGAAAAGCCGATTCTGGAAACATAAGAAAGCGGATAAGTAG
- the cysQ gene encoding 3'(2'),5'-bisphosphate nucleotidase CysQ: MKELLELAENAAIEAGKAVLEVYNSSGFHVEMKEDETPVTTADRLSHDIITRRLKTSRLPVLSEEGRNIDYQVRKHWDYFWLIDPLDGTKEFINRNGEFTINIALMLRNKPVAGAIYVPTRDLLYLGSEDTGVYKYEGDNKVDFTRLPQRRHMNDLLDMREITAVVSRSHLSPETNKFLSQFSNVRDTTMGSSLKFMLLLEGKADIYPRLGPTMEWDTAAAHAILNASGRGVYQMDLQSELEYNKEELKNPFFAAF, encoded by the coding sequence TTGAAAGAACTATTGGAACTAGCCGAAAATGCGGCGATCGAAGCGGGCAAAGCCGTCCTGGAAGTGTATAACTCTTCCGGATTTCACGTTGAAATGAAGGAGGATGAAACGCCGGTAACGACGGCCGACAGGCTTTCACACGACATCATCACCAGGCGACTTAAAACCAGCAGGCTGCCGGTATTGTCGGAAGAAGGCAGGAATATTGACTACCAGGTACGAAAACACTGGGACTATTTCTGGCTGATAGACCCCCTGGATGGTACAAAAGAGTTCATCAATAGGAATGGTGAATTCACCATAAATATCGCCCTGATGCTAAGGAATAAACCAGTAGCGGGGGCTATTTATGTACCCACCAGGGATCTTTTATACCTGGGTAGTGAAGATACAGGAGTTTACAAATACGAAGGGGATAATAAAGTAGACTTTACCCGGTTACCTCAGAGACGCCATATGAATGACCTGCTGGATATGCGGGAAATAACCGCCGTGGTCTCCAGGTCCCACTTGTCGCCCGAAACAAATAAGTTCCTCTCGCAGTTTTCCAATGTCAGGGATACAACGATGGGGAGCTCTCTTAAATTTATGTTATTGCTGGAAGGTAAAGCCGATATCTATCCACGGTTAGGGCCAACCATGGAGTGGGATACGGCTGCTGCCCATGCTATTTTAAACGCATCGGGTAGGGGAGTGTATCAGATGGATCTGCAGTCAGAACTGGAATATAATAAAGAGGAACTGAAAAATCCCTTCTTTGCCGCATTTTAG
- a CDS encoding amidohydrolase: MEHHHHHGCAHCACSNPILNILKDQLFTPENFAKLPKQKTFKKEEQTQPFMVTGGIIRPMINGAVESIGAIGFAEGVVVKTGTKEEVAAFMDDAYPGYASRILEEGQTLLPGLIEPHIHLVPTAMLMGWTNLDAFEGQVLKPDYNIDTLGKIIAKEAKKLASLDPTLWFLGSGLDPALMPLLKNNKELLTIDIDLLDSITTDAPVCIIAASMHTLYVNTKALWLIWNFPGNIDLLNTYSSFNDYKEQTKGQLQESAGMTPALKAIPPSQKADFFLKSFLYLKQIFDTANSRGVTFMHDAGMNKGQQEILEAYLAVNKGTVRIGAAEVCNSMDDLSKIKDFPVPPTVYKDIYKSHVKVITDGSNQGLTGYQSDPYLCNPAHNYGVYNFADKYDDKPLIPPKDFRQLMQEIVKVKQWPVMIHANGDRAVQFAIDAFKEFIPDPSSGVRHRIEHCSLATQQNLIDMKNLGVSPSFLIGHVGYWGYAFQEAIFGEKSNMLDLCNSALQQGMRITLHSDNSVSPLGPLRMMEQSITRKMEANDEAGVLNGAECITHEQALRAITYDAAWQCYAEQWTGSLKAGNFADFVVLAQDPLTMKNPFMNMRNIEVVETWVAGVKVYSTVLEEAGMV; this comes from the coding sequence ATGGAACACCACCATCACCACGGATGCGCACATTGTGCGTGTAGCAATCCCATTTTGAATATATTGAAAGATCAGCTCTTTACTCCTGAAAATTTCGCAAAGCTCCCAAAACAAAAGACATTTAAAAAAGAAGAACAGACTCAACCATTCATGGTCACCGGTGGCATTATCCGTCCTATGATCAATGGAGCCGTTGAATCTATAGGTGCTATTGGCTTTGCAGAAGGCGTCGTGGTTAAGACAGGCACCAAAGAGGAAGTAGCCGCATTTATGGATGATGCCTACCCCGGGTATGCCAGCAGGATACTCGAAGAGGGCCAAACCTTACTGCCGGGTCTGATTGAACCACACATTCATCTCGTTCCTACAGCTATGCTAATGGGCTGGACAAACCTGGATGCATTTGAAGGCCAGGTACTGAAACCCGACTACAACATTGACACCCTTGGCAAAATTATTGCTAAAGAGGCTAAAAAACTGGCCAGCCTGGATCCTACGTTATGGTTCCTGGGTTCAGGCCTTGATCCGGCGCTGATGCCTCTATTAAAAAATAATAAAGAGCTGTTAACGATAGACATCGACCTGCTGGACAGCATTACCACAGATGCGCCGGTGTGCATTATCGCTGCATCTATGCACACCTTGTATGTAAATACAAAAGCACTGTGGCTGATCTGGAATTTCCCGGGCAACATTGACCTCTTAAACACCTACTCGTCCTTCAATGACTACAAAGAGCAGACAAAGGGGCAGTTACAGGAAAGCGCTGGAATGACACCTGCATTGAAAGCCATTCCACCATCGCAGAAAGCAGACTTTTTCCTGAAATCATTCCTCTATTTAAAACAGATCTTTGACACTGCTAATTCCAGAGGTGTCACCTTCATGCATGATGCGGGCATGAATAAAGGGCAGCAGGAAATACTGGAAGCATATCTGGCGGTGAACAAGGGAACAGTTCGTATCGGCGCAGCCGAAGTATGTAATTCGATGGATGACCTGAGCAAAATAAAGGATTTCCCTGTTCCACCAACGGTATACAAAGACATCTACAAGAGTCATGTGAAAGTAATCACTGATGGTTCTAACCAGGGATTGACAGGGTATCAGTCCGACCCATATTTATGTAATCCTGCTCACAACTATGGTGTGTACAATTTCGCAGACAAGTACGATGATAAGCCGTTGATTCCTCCGAAGGACTTCCGGCAGCTGATGCAGGAGATTGTAAAGGTTAAACAATGGCCGGTGATGATCCATGCGAATGGAGATCGTGCCGTTCAATTTGCGATAGACGCATTTAAGGAATTTATTCCTGATCCTTCGTCAGGCGTGCGACACAGAATAGAACATTGCTCCTTAGCAACACAGCAAAACCTGATAGACATGAAAAATCTGGGGGTCTCTCCAAGTTTCCTGATCGGGCACGTGGGTTACTGGGGATATGCTTTCCAGGAGGCGATCTTTGGGGAGAAATCAAACATGCTGGATCTCTGTAACAGTGCGCTGCAACAGGGTATGCGGATCACTTTGCATAGTGATAATTCTGTAAGTCCGCTGGGACCATTGAGAATGATGGAGCAGTCTATCACAAGGAAAATGGAGGCGAATGACGAAGCAGGCGTATTGAATGGAGCAGAATGTATCACGCACGAACAGGCACTGAGGGCTATTACCTACGATGCTGCATGGCAATGTTATGCAGAGCAGTGGACAGGATCGCTGAAGGCTGGTAACTTTGCGGACTTTGTCGTACTGGCGCAGGATCCACTGACGATGAAGAACCCATTTATGAATATGCGAAATATCGAGGTGGTGGAAACCTGGGTAGCGGGAGTGAAAGTGTATAGTACGGTGCTGGAAGAAGCAGGTATGGTATGA
- a CDS encoding helix-turn-helix domain-containing protein yields MKKTKMSIPYYTEINDFLASIPWPAGTVNRDFFCLRLKPVPGQVSVYRPPFKRSFYFFALFYNSGKIQVNFGDKIIYNPDSYLVFHSPNLIYSFAHNNALEGYIIYFKPEAFSFFKPDFQKQFPLFDPLHTNLFNFGHTTFDQLAPHFEAVFTAYEQSDKDQHLEARLKLLGLFCYLEQFANDYQKNNQAPTAQQELLRKFIQLIENHYVDKRTVQEYADMLSVTSNHLSQVVKSVSGKNALSFISGRLASEAKSLLLYTNSEISQIAYQLNFSDPANFGRFFKQHTGMTPSAFRGNQTLGN; encoded by the coding sequence ATGAAAAAGACAAAAATGAGTATTCCTTACTATACAGAAATCAATGATTTTCTTGCGTCCATACCGTGGCCAGCGGGGACGGTCAATCGCGATTTTTTCTGTCTTCGGCTAAAACCTGTCCCCGGACAAGTATCTGTATACCGACCGCCTTTCAAGCGTTCTTTTTATTTCTTTGCGTTATTTTATAATTCAGGGAAAATTCAAGTGAACTTCGGTGACAAAATCATCTATAATCCCGATTCCTATCTTGTTTTCCATTCTCCCAACCTCATTTATAGCTTTGCGCATAACAACGCGCTGGAAGGTTATATCATTTATTTCAAACCTGAGGCTTTTTCTTTCTTTAAACCTGATTTTCAAAAACAGTTTCCGCTGTTCGATCCTCTACATACTAACCTATTTAATTTTGGTCATACAACGTTCGATCAGTTAGCCCCTCATTTCGAGGCCGTATTCACAGCTTATGAGCAATCAGACAAGGACCAGCATTTAGAAGCACGATTGAAGTTGCTGGGATTGTTCTGCTATCTGGAGCAGTTTGCCAACGACTACCAAAAAAACAACCAGGCGCCGACAGCCCAGCAAGAGCTGCTGCGCAAATTCATCCAGCTGATCGAAAATCATTATGTTGACAAACGCACAGTTCAAGAATACGCAGACATGCTATCCGTCACATCAAACCATCTCTCTCAAGTCGTCAAATCTGTATCTGGAAAGAACGCGCTGAGTTTTATTTCTGGCCGCTTAGCAAGTGAAGCGAAATCGTTGCTGCTGTATACCAATTCAGAAATTTCGCAGATTGCCTATCAGCTTAACTTTTCCGATCCTGCAAACTTCGGCCGTTTTTTTAAGCAACATACCGGTATGACGCCATCAGCATTCCGCGGAAATCAAACTTTAGGAAATTGA
- the mgtA gene encoding magnesium-translocating P-type ATPase, with the protein MLTEVGSRQFSAVPVEQLYTQLKCAKDGLTTGEAAERLKRQDKLFRTESQFKKELKLLFRQFFNPLVLLLVVAVLLSAILGESSDAYIILFILLVTGLLGFWQEVNAGRAFDRLKKMIEMKHTVLRNGSTVEVATAGIVAGDVLKLAAGDIIPADCRVVESDELHVNESTLTGESYPVEKAPGEVDATLPLARKHNCLWQGTNVVSGTARALVVNTGSQTLFGQMAHSLTQTPETAFEKGIRRFGFFLLRITIILALVILIANLYFKKPLFDAVLFSLALAVGMAPELLPAIMTFAMSAGARRMMKKKVIVKKLSSIFNFGEMNVLCTDKTGTITEGNVKVKDIVDAYGIASNEIRLYAWLNAYLQNGFPNPLDKAIVSLNLSLNGYEKINEIPYDFIRKRLSVAVRNEQQRIFITKGAFTNVLEVCTSVRSKNGDTEPISADIRDEIEKRFIAYSEDGCRVLGLAVKQLENEKINRRDEQQMTFVGYILLEDPLKESAQASIEKLEKMHIGIKIITGDNRYAALHAAQKIGMKNPVVLIGEDLDKLSPEALVIKAKQTDVFSETEPHQKERIVKALQKSHFTVAYLGDGINDVAAINAADIGISTNNAVDVAKEAADFVFLEKDLAVLAEGVYEGRRSFANSMKYIFITTGATFGNMLSVACASLFLPFLPMLPKQILLTNLITDFPFLTIAADRVDEDQLTMPGQWNLNLIRNFMITYGLHSSLFDLATFYILYFHFRLSESPFQTGWFMESVITEILIIFIVRTRKFILKSKPGKLLVITSSIAVLMAVVLPLSPFADILGLSIAHTRQVIAIILLLLTYVITGEWLKRWFFKRSAQKG; encoded by the coding sequence ATGTTAACTGAAGTTGGAAGCAGGCAGTTCTCCGCCGTGCCCGTTGAACAATTGTATACGCAGCTGAAGTGCGCTAAAGACGGCCTGACAACAGGAGAAGCTGCTGAAAGACTAAAGCGGCAGGATAAACTATTCAGGACCGAAAGCCAGTTTAAAAAGGAGCTGAAACTGCTTTTCCGGCAGTTTTTTAATCCCCTCGTTCTGCTCCTGGTGGTGGCCGTATTGTTATCCGCTATCCTTGGAGAATCGTCCGACGCATATATCATTCTGTTTATACTCCTCGTCACAGGACTGCTTGGCTTCTGGCAGGAAGTCAACGCCGGCCGCGCTTTTGACAGGCTGAAAAAGATGATTGAAATGAAGCATACTGTGCTTCGCAACGGCAGCACCGTAGAAGTCGCTACAGCCGGGATCGTTGCAGGCGATGTCCTGAAACTGGCCGCGGGGGACATTATCCCCGCCGACTGCAGGGTCGTCGAGAGTGATGAACTGCATGTCAATGAAAGTACTTTGACAGGGGAATCTTATCCTGTTGAAAAAGCTCCCGGCGAAGTGGACGCAACGCTTCCCCTGGCCAGGAAACACAATTGCTTATGGCAGGGTACGAACGTTGTAAGCGGCACCGCCCGGGCCCTCGTTGTAAATACAGGTAGCCAGACCCTCTTCGGCCAGATGGCGCACAGCCTCACACAAACACCCGAAACCGCCTTTGAAAAAGGGATCAGGCGATTTGGCTTCTTTCTGTTGCGGATCACGATCATCCTTGCATTGGTTATTCTTATAGCGAATCTATATTTCAAGAAACCGCTGTTCGATGCAGTCCTGTTCTCCCTTGCTCTGGCTGTAGGCATGGCTCCGGAACTGCTGCCGGCTATCATGACATTTGCGATGTCTGCCGGCGCACGCCGTATGATGAAGAAAAAGGTAATTGTAAAAAAACTCTCTTCTATCTTCAACTTTGGGGAAATGAACGTCTTATGTACTGACAAGACCGGCACCATTACTGAAGGGAATGTGAAAGTAAAAGACATTGTAGATGCATATGGTATTGCCAGCAATGAGATCAGGCTTTATGCGTGGTTGAACGCCTATCTGCAGAATGGGTTTCCGAACCCGCTCGATAAGGCGATCGTTTCGCTCAATCTCTCTTTAAACGGGTACGAAAAGATTAACGAAATACCTTACGACTTCATCCGGAAACGCCTTAGCGTGGCTGTTCGTAATGAACAACAACGGATCTTTATTACTAAGGGCGCATTCACTAATGTATTGGAAGTCTGTACCAGTGTTCGCTCAAAGAACGGAGATACAGAGCCGATTTCCGCGGATATCCGCGATGAAATAGAAAAGCGGTTCATTGCCTACAGCGAGGATGGTTGCAGGGTACTGGGGCTGGCCGTCAAACAGCTGGAAAATGAAAAGATAAACCGGCGGGACGAACAGCAAATGACCTTCGTCGGATATATCCTGCTGGAAGACCCATTGAAAGAAAGCGCTCAGGCGTCTATTGAGAAGCTGGAGAAAATGCACATTGGCATTAAGATCATCACCGGCGATAATCGCTATGCTGCTCTCCATGCCGCTCAAAAGATCGGTATGAAAAACCCGGTAGTGCTTATCGGTGAAGATCTGGACAAACTGTCGCCCGAGGCATTGGTGATAAAGGCGAAACAAACTGATGTATTCTCCGAAACAGAACCTCATCAGAAGGAGCGCATCGTTAAAGCCCTGCAGAAATCGCATTTTACTGTGGCTTACCTTGGAGATGGAATTAATGACGTGGCAGCGATCAATGCTGCGGATATAGGGATCTCTACCAACAACGCCGTCGATGTGGCGAAAGAAGCGGCCGATTTCGTGTTCCTGGAGAAAGATCTGGCAGTGCTGGCTGAAGGAGTGTACGAGGGCAGGAGATCGTTTGCCAACTCCATGAAATATATCTTTATAACCACCGGCGCCACTTTTGGGAATATGCTTAGCGTGGCCTGTGCTTCCTTGTTCCTACCCTTTCTGCCGATGTTGCCAAAGCAGATCCTGCTCACTAATCTTATTACGGACTTCCCTTTCCTGACCATTGCGGCTGACCGTGTCGATGAAGACCAACTTACAATGCCAGGACAATGGAATCTGAACCTGATCAGGAATTTTATGATCACCTATGGTTTGCATAGCTCGCTTTTTGATCTTGCCACCTTTTATATACTTTATTTCCACTTCCGGCTATCCGAGTCCCCGTTTCAGACGGGATGGTTCATGGAATCCGTTATTACCGAGATCCTCATCATCTTTATTGTCCGGACACGTAAATTCATTTTAAAAAGTAAACCGGGGAAATTGCTGGTAATAACCAGCAGCATTGCTGTGCTGATGGCCGTAGTGCTGCCGCTGTCTCCGTTTGCTGATATCCTGGGGCTCTCTATCGCCCATACCAGGCAGGTGATCGCTATCATATTGCTGCTGCTGACTTATGTCATAACAGGGGAGTGGCTAAAACGGTGGTTTTTTAAACGGTCAGCACAAAAAGGCTGA
- a CDS encoding AAA family ATPase produces MVIITTGLPGSGKSYFAERLAKAIDAEYVNTDRLRKTMLSTRTYSTQEKQAVYDEMLRKMQRAIQEKRDIVLDGTFYKKDIRRKFIQEAKDGLIFIEVQAPEALIQERLQQTRADSEADYKVYQIVKAQWEPLEEEHLVLQSTDKNITGMLQTAIDYLHPKDDKK; encoded by the coding sequence ATGGTTATTATCACTACAGGGCTACCAGGCTCGGGAAAGAGTTACTTTGCTGAACGTCTGGCAAAGGCCATTGATGCGGAATATGTGAATACCGACCGGCTCAGAAAAACAATGCTCAGCACAAGGACCTACTCGACGCAGGAAAAGCAGGCCGTATATGATGAGATGCTAAGAAAAATGCAGCGCGCCATTCAGGAGAAAAGGGATATCGTGCTGGATGGCACCTTTTACAAAAAGGACATCAGAAGAAAATTCATACAGGAAGCAAAGGATGGGCTTATCTTTATTGAAGTACAGGCTCCGGAAGCATTGATACAGGAGAGATTACAACAAACGAGAGCAGACAGCGAAGCCGACTATAAAGTTTATCAAATCGTAAAGGCACAATGGGAGCCTTTGGAAGAAGAACACCTGGTATTACAGTCAACCGACAAAAACATAACAGGTATGCTACAAACGGCAATTGATTACCTGCATCCGAAAGATGACAAAAAATGA
- a CDS encoding VOC family protein, with the protein MPSKVFINLPVKDLQRSMTFFKNLGFSFNPQFTDEKAGCMVVSDSIFVMLLTETYFKSFIDTQVCDANLETEVLIALDAESSDEVKAFVSKAESLGAKIYAEPKDHGFMYQHSFADLDGHKWELAYVNMSQLSQS; encoded by the coding sequence ATGCCAAGCAAAGTATTTATCAATCTGCCAGTGAAGGACCTGCAAAGGTCGATGACTTTTTTCAAAAACTTAGGATTTTCATTTAATCCACAATTCACTGATGAGAAAGCCGGCTGTATGGTTGTAAGTGATAGTATATTTGTCATGTTGCTCACGGAGACCTATTTTAAATCCTTTATCGATACTCAGGTATGTGATGCTAACCTGGAAACCGAAGTGCTCATTGCTCTCGATGCTGAATCATCAGACGAAGTAAAAGCATTTGTAAGCAAAGCGGAGTCGCTCGGTGCAAAGATTTATGCAGAACCTAAAGATCATGGTTTTATGTATCAGCACAGCTTTGCTGACCTGGATGGGCATAAATGGGAACTGGCGTATGTCAATATGAGTCAACTTTCACAATCTTAA
- a CDS encoding SDR family oxidoreductase codes for MKEINELVKVMKWTLEGKLALVSGASKGIGKAITEEFLALGAKVICVARSAGDLEDITSRWKQQGYPVIGIAADVTSGDDRIKISETIEAYGGKLDILVNSAASTVRKKIQDYTEGEYRGIFDLNVVALLEMCRMAFPYLVASKHASVINIASVAGMTDVQAGVAYGLSKGAVIQLGRNLAAEWAEWGIRVNSVSPWYISTPMAAPVLNDPERLGRIVDRTPLGRVGQPEEVAAVVSFLAMDKSSYLTGQNIAVDGGLLIKGL; via the coding sequence TTGAAAGAAATAAATGAACTAGTTAAAGTTATGAAATGGACTTTGGAAGGAAAGCTTGCCCTGGTTAGCGGGGCAAGTAAAGGTATAGGAAAAGCGATAACCGAAGAGTTTTTAGCCCTTGGGGCTAAAGTGATATGCGTGGCCCGGAGTGCAGGAGATCTTGAGGATATCACCTCGCGGTGGAAGCAACAGGGATATCCGGTGATTGGTATTGCAGCCGATGTAACGAGCGGTGACGACCGGATAAAAATCTCAGAGACAATTGAAGCGTATGGAGGGAAACTGGATATCCTGGTTAACAGTGCCGCCTCGACAGTGAGAAAGAAAATCCAGGATTATACGGAGGGGGAATATCGCGGCATCTTCGACCTCAATGTTGTTGCTTTGCTGGAAATGTGTCGTATGGCCTTTCCATATTTGGTAGCCAGTAAACATGCTTCGGTGATCAATATCGCATCTGTTGCAGGTATGACCGATGTTCAGGCTGGGGTTGCTTATGGCCTCTCCAAAGGAGCTGTGATCCAGTTGGGAAGGAATCTTGCCGCCGAATGGGCAGAGTGGGGGATCAGGGTAAATAGTGTTTCACCGTGGTATATCAGTACGCCAATGGCTGCACCTGTTTTGAACGATCCTGAACGCCTTGGAAGGATTGTTGACCGTACGCCTCTGGGCCGGGTAGGGCAACCTGAAGAAGTTGCAGCGGTTGTTTCGTTTCTGGCGATGGATAAGTCCTCCTATCTGACCGGACAAAATATTGCCGTTGACGGCGGGTTGCTCATTAAAGGTTTGTAA